The proteins below come from a single Pedobacter aquae genomic window:
- a CDS encoding glycosyltransferase family 2 protein — MKNKSSAFKVFNQQNLNHINSGHYSYQSSKYKVSVIIPTYNRSHLVSNAINSVLNQAYKNVEIVLVDDGSTDDTLAVIQPFLQLNNFKYIFQENKGRSFARNQGLIHAEGEFILFLDSDDYLELDAIDALVKLSLEYPVINIFSGGYRLYQIKNGQYFEIYKRKFDIHLRNIFIEQIQMMILNMGNNMIRKSLIEASGGFNCSLEYAEDWELLLKICRFEKVVSTQKNILNIYRHDDNSSFFNIQESVTSVAHAMINKLKMEDSQDDGIRKAIIELEKRLVMAYNRKNNKYQAMIYFFHVLRKDRRNVLKDTFFIREIFYLLIPASLLIVARGVQLKLTSRRN, encoded by the coding sequence ATCAAAAACAAGTCATCAGCGTTTAAAGTATTCAATCAACAAAACCTCAATCATATCAATTCAGGACATTATTCTTATCAAAGTTCTAAGTATAAAGTTAGTGTAATAATACCAACTTATAATAGAAGCCATTTGGTGTCAAATGCTATCAACAGTGTCCTTAATCAAGCCTATAAGAATGTTGAAATTGTGTTAGTTGATGATGGCTCTACTGATGATACTCTTGCTGTAATTCAGCCTTTTTTGCAATTAAATAATTTCAAGTATATTTTTCAAGAAAACAAAGGAAGATCATTTGCTAGAAATCAGGGTTTAATTCATGCTGAAGGAGAGTTTATTCTTTTCTTAGATTCTGATGATTATTTAGAACTAGATGCAATTGATGCATTGGTGAAACTATCATTAGAATATCCAGTAATAAATATCTTTAGTGGAGGTTATAGGTTGTATCAAATTAAGAATGGTCAGTATTTTGAAATCTATAAAAGAAAGTTTGATATACATTTGAGGAATATATTTATTGAACAAATTCAGATGATGATATTGAATATGGGTAATAATATGATTAGAAAAAGTCTAATTGAAGCTTCTGGAGGTTTTAATTGCTCTTTAGAATATGCAGAAGATTGGGAGCTATTACTTAAAATTTGCAGATTTGAAAAAGTTGTATCAACCCAAAAAAATATTTTAAATATTTATCGACATGATGATAACTCTTCCTTTTTTAACATCCAAGAGTCTGTGACAAGTGTTGCACATGCTATGATAAATAAATTAAAAATGGAAGATAGTCAGGACGATGGGATAAGAAAAGCAATTATTGAATTAGAAAAAAGATTGGTTATGGCTTATAACAGAAAAAATAATAAGTATCAGGCTATGATTTACTTCTTTCATGTTTTAAGAAAGGATAGGAGAAATGTTTTGAAGGATACATTTTTTATTCGAGAAATATTTTATCTGCTAATACCGGCTAGTTTACTCATAGTTGCTAGGGGAGTACAATTAAAATTAACATCTAGAAGGAATTGA
- a CDS encoding ATP-binding protein: protein MEFLFEKYQQKLKYTSLSYTRSMMDDIDWNARLIGIKGARGIGKTTLLLQYIKLNLSDKLSQTLYISLDDIWFNNHLLSDLVNDFVRKGGAYLFLDEVHKYKGWAQELKNIYDDYPQLKVVFTGSSLLEILNARADLSRRAVVYQMQGFSFREYIALETGIKFEKLTLERILENHIQEASMINNQIKPFQYFDDYIKQGYYPFYQEQPNLYSSRLGEVINMILEIELPLLRGVDISYIAKIKQLLMIIAESVPFIPNVSKLSERIGINRATLLSYFHYLDEINLTKNLFRDTKGVSLLQKPSKVYLENTNLSFAISPQNVNKGNLRETFFINQVAFLHELNYTDKGDFKVNNQYTFEIGGRDKGFKQVAGLEGAYIVSDDIEYGFAQKIPLWLFGFLY, encoded by the coding sequence ATGGAATTTTTATTTGAAAAATATCAGCAAAAGCTAAAGTATACCAGTCTTTCATATACACGTTCTATGATGGATGATATTGATTGGAACGCCAGATTAATAGGTATAAAAGGAGCAAGAGGAATTGGTAAAACAACTCTTTTACTACAGTATATAAAGTTAAACCTATCAGATAAATTATCTCAAACTTTATATATAAGCTTAGACGATATATGGTTTAATAACCATCTTTTATCTGATTTAGTGAATGATTTTGTTAGAAAAGGGGGTGCATATTTATTTCTAGATGAAGTTCATAAATATAAAGGATGGGCACAAGAGCTAAAGAATATTTACGATGATTATCCCCAACTTAAAGTGGTTTTTACGGGTTCATCCTTACTTGAAATCTTAAATGCTAGAGCAGATTTAAGCAGAAGAGCGGTTGTATACCAGATGCAGGGTTTTTCGTTTAGAGAGTATATTGCTTTAGAAACAGGTATAAAATTTGAAAAGCTTACGCTTGAAAGGATTCTAGAAAATCATATTCAAGAAGCGAGTATGATTAATAACCAAATTAAACCTTTCCAATACTTTGATGATTATATAAAGCAAGGATATTATCCTTTTTATCAGGAACAACCTAATTTATATAGTTCCCGATTAGGAGAAGTCATCAATATGATTTTGGAAATAGAATTGCCTTTGTTAAGAGGTGTGGATATATCTTATATTGCAAAAATTAAGCAATTATTAATGATTATCGCCGAATCAGTACCTTTTATCCCCAATGTGAGTAAATTAAGTGAAAGGATTGGCATTAATAGGGCAACGTTACTGAGTTATTTCCACTATCTAGATGAGATTAATTTAACAAAAAATCTTTTTAGAGATACAAAAGGTGTAAGTCTATTACAAAAACCTTCTAAGGTATATCTGGAAAATACAAACCTAAGCTTTGCTATAAGCCCCCAAAATGTAAATAAAGGAAATTTGCGAGAAACATTTTTCATTAATCAAGTAGCTTTTTTACACGAGCTTAATTATACAGACAAAGGCGATTTTAAAGTTAATAATCAATATACTTTTGAGATAGGAGGAAGAGATAAAGGCTTTAAGCAGGTTGCTGGCTTAGAGGGTGCTTATATAGTTTCAGATGATATTGAATATGGTTTTGCGCAAAAAATTCCACTGTGGTTATTTGGCTTCCTATATTGA
- a CDS encoding polysaccharide biosynthesis protein — translation MFKKINIVPRWIIFCIDLFFCGFALILAYLLRYNFEASQIDISELSRNTLIFLGINCVVFFNVKTYAGIVRYTSAQDSFRILFSITISNAFFIFCNLFLQSFDRPPIISNVIVVITGLCSFVLLITYRVLVKYFFLYIKNMRLDKRRVIIYGAGETGVATKRTLDTDPTVNMSVIAFVDDDPRKRGKVVDNVKIYHADDLEGIIEAENIDDLIFSTHRISSDRKNKIVDLCLDHNVKVLNVPPTREWVKGTIKVNQIKNVKIEDLLERAPITIEEDVLSSQLTGKRVLVTGAAGSIGSEIVRQVAKFNPQLIILNDIAETALHDLQLELQDNNMCSNFIAYIGDVKNKQRMDNLFETFKPHYVYHAAAYKHVPMMEDNPAEAICTNVGGTKNIADLSVKHDVIKFVMVSTDKAVNPTNVMGASKRIAEIYVQAFYTALNYESPVFENGHSYLNTKKSNTKFITTRFGNVLGSNGSVIPRFRAQIQKGGPVTVTHPDITRYFMTIPEACRLVLEAGSMGNGGEIYIFDMGKSVKIVELAKKMIKLSGLVPNQDIHIEFTGLRPGEKLYEELLNDLENTIPTHHEKIMIAKVIPRAFEKVNQDIQELIEIACNYQDKEVVRKMKDIVPEFKSNNSIFEELDQKQVISV, via the coding sequence ATGTTTAAAAAAATCAATATCGTTCCGAGATGGATAATATTTTGTATTGATCTTTTTTTCTGTGGATTTGCGCTTATTCTAGCCTATCTCCTCAGGTATAATTTTGAAGCTTCACAAATAGATATTTCTGAATTGAGCAGAAATACGCTCATATTTTTAGGCATCAATTGTGTGGTTTTTTTCAATGTAAAAACCTATGCAGGTATTGTAAGATATACCAGCGCTCAAGATTCTTTTAGAATTTTGTTTAGTATTACCATCAGTAATGCGTTTTTTATTTTTTGTAATCTTTTCCTACAATCATTCGATAGGCCTCCTATCATCTCTAATGTGATTGTTGTAATTACAGGGCTTTGCAGCTTCGTTTTATTAATCACTTACCGCGTTTTGGTCAAATACTTCTTCTTGTATATCAAAAATATGCGTCTTGATAAAAGACGGGTGATTATTTATGGTGCTGGAGAAACAGGGGTTGCAACCAAAAGAACATTAGATACAGACCCTACGGTTAATATGAGTGTGATTGCTTTCGTAGATGATGATCCACGTAAAAGAGGTAAGGTTGTAGATAATGTTAAAATATACCATGCAGATGATTTAGAGGGCATCATTGAAGCTGAAAATATTGATGATTTAATTTTCTCTACACACAGAATATCATCCGATAGGAAAAACAAAATTGTTGATTTATGTTTAGATCACAATGTAAAAGTACTAAATGTACCGCCTACCAGAGAATGGGTAAAGGGAACGATTAAAGTTAATCAGATTAAAAATGTTAAAATTGAAGATTTACTGGAAAGAGCGCCCATAACCATTGAAGAAGACGTTTTGAGCTCTCAATTAACAGGGAAAAGAGTTTTGGTAACGGGTGCTGCGGGCTCTATTGGAAGTGAGATTGTAAGACAAGTCGCCAAGTTTAATCCTCAATTAATCATCTTAAATGATATTGCAGAAACAGCTTTGCATGATTTACAATTAGAATTACAAGACAATAACATGTGTAGTAATTTTATTGCCTATATAGGCGATGTGAAAAATAAGCAACGTATGGATAATTTGTTTGAGACTTTCAAACCTCATTATGTTTACCACGCTGCGGCTTACAAACATGTTCCTATGATGGAGGATAATCCTGCCGAGGCTATTTGTACCAATGTTGGCGGGACAAAAAATATTGCAGATTTATCTGTCAAACATGATGTTATTAAGTTTGTGATGGTTTCTACAGATAAAGCGGTTAACCCTACCAATGTGATGGGGGCATCTAAGCGTATTGCAGAAATCTATGTACAAGCCTTCTATACAGCTTTAAATTACGAGTCGCCTGTTTTTGAAAACGGACATAGCTATTTAAATACAAAAAAATCAAACACTAAATTTATTACCACCAGATTTGGTAATGTTTTGGGTTCAAACGGTTCTGTAATTCCGAGATTTAGAGCTCAAATTCAAAAGGGCGGACCTGTTACGGTAACACATCCAGATATTACCCGTTATTTCATGACTATCCCAGAGGCTTGTCGTTTAGTATTAGAAGCAGGTTCTATGGGTAATGGTGGGGAGATTTACATTTTTGATATGGGTAAATCTGTCAAAATTGTAGAGCTTGCTAAGAAGATGATTAAACTTTCTGGCTTAGTGCCTAACCAAGATATTCATATTGAGTTTACCGGGTTAAGGCCAGGGGAAAAGCTTTATGAAGAACTTTTAAATGATTTAGAAAATACCATCCCTACACATCATGAAAAAATCATGATAGCCAAGGTAATTCCTAGGGCATTTGAAAAAGTTAATCAAGATATTCAAGAACTTATTGAGATAGCTTGCAATTATCAGGATAAAGAAGTAGTTAGAAAAATGAAGGATATAGTTCCTGAGTTTAAAAGTAACAACTCTATCTTTGAGGAGCTAGATCAAAAACAAGTCATCAGCGTTTAA
- a CDS encoding MraY family glycosyltransferase → MLTFVISIICLFLIELLYFKIADRYNIIDKPNQRSSHSQITLRGGGIIFPLAIITALLNYQATQWYLTLAVCAIALISFLDDIITLNNKIRISIHFLAVLLVIYQIMFNQDISSSFLSEPQTFISILLAFIIIIGIINAYNFMDGINGITVIYSIVAVGSFYLIQEVKDIAILDTQIIVVTGASLLVFGYFNLRKKAKAFAGDVGSISMALFICFFIAQLIYLTQDFRWILLLGIYGLDAVATIFCRVLRKENIFEAHRSHFYQFLANEKKISHVFIAFVYGLVQLALNLVILYANAILIYGLFVVIILTYILIRLKLEGKERLFRNYA, encoded by the coding sequence ATGTTAACCTTTGTCATATCCATCATTTGCCTATTTCTGATAGAATTACTTTATTTTAAAATAGCAGATCGTTATAATATCATTGATAAACCTAATCAACGTAGTTCTCATAGTCAGATAACTTTAAGAGGCGGAGGGATTATTTTTCCTCTAGCAATCATTACGGCTTTATTAAATTATCAAGCTACACAGTGGTATTTAACCTTAGCTGTATGTGCTATCGCTTTGATAAGCTTTCTAGACGATATCATCACCTTAAATAATAAAATAAGAATAAGTATACATTTTCTAGCTGTTTTATTGGTGATTTATCAAATCATGTTTAATCAAGATATAAGTTCCTCCTTCCTATCAGAACCCCAAACTTTCATATCGATACTTTTAGCATTCATTATCATCATAGGGATCATCAACGCCTATAATTTTATGGATGGCATAAATGGGATAACCGTTATTTATTCGATAGTTGCCGTAGGGAGCTTTTACCTAATACAGGAAGTAAAAGATATAGCTATTCTGGATACACAGATAATTGTAGTAACAGGAGCCTCACTTCTCGTTTTTGGTTATTTTAATTTAAGGAAGAAAGCTAAAGCCTTTGCAGGCGATGTTGGAAGTATCAGTATGGCCTTATTTATATGCTTTTTTATAGCGCAACTCATTTATCTAACTCAAGATTTTAGATGGATACTGTTATTAGGTATTTATGGCTTAGATGCTGTTGCAACTATATTTTGTAGAGTGTTAAGAAAAGAAAATATTTTTGAAGCTCATCGATCCCATTTCTACCAATTCTTAGCTAACGAGAAAAAGATTTCACATGTTTTTATAGCTTTTGTTTATGGTTTGGTACAATTGGCACTAAATTTAGTAATACTGTATGCAAATGCAATTTTGATATATGGTTTATTTGTGGTAATTATCTTAACTTACATCCTTATAAGATTAAAACTGGAAGGAAAAGAGCGCTTGTTTAGGAACTATGCTTAG